The Sander vitreus isolate 19-12246 chromosome 5, sanVit1, whole genome shotgun sequence genome includes a region encoding these proteins:
- the acacb gene encoding acetyl-CoA carboxylase 2 isoform X3, whose translation MSGLHLVNKGRKHRKMDLQRDFTVASPAEFVTRFGGNRVIDKVLIANNGIAAVKCMRSIRRWSYEMFRNERTIRFVVMVTPEDLKANAEYIKMADHYVPVPGGSNNNNYANVELIVDIAKRIPVQAVWAGWGHASENPKLPELLDKAGISFLGPSSKAMWGLGDKVASAIVAQSADIPTLPWTGSGLRVDREEDDYFLGNVISVPPEIYTKGCVLDVDDGLAGAERIGYPVVIKASEGGGGKGIRKVESSEDFPTLFRQVQTEVPGSPIFIMQLAQHARHLEVQILADEYGNAISLFGRDCSIQRRHQKIIEEAPATIAAPSTFEQMERCAVRLAKMVGYVSAGTVEYLYSEDGSFHFLELNPRLQVEHPCTEMIGDVNLPAAQLQIAMGIPLYRIKDIRLLYGEAPWGDTVINLETPDCMPCPRGHVIAARITSENPDEGFKPSSGTVQELNFHSSKNVWGYFSVGATGGLHEFADSQFGHCFSWGENREEAISNMVVALKELSIRGDFRTTVEYLIKLLETESFRNNDIDTGWLDHLIAEKVQAERPDTMLGIVCGALHVADASFRKSMSDYLHSLERGQVLPAASLLNSVNVELIYEGVKFCLKVARQSPTTYVIMMNGSNIEIDVHRLNDGGLLLSYVGSSHTSYMKEELDSYRVTVGNKTCVFEKEKDPTVLRSPSAGKLLQYMVEDGGHIIAGETYAEIEVMKMVMTLTLQQSGCIHFVKRPGAVLQPGCVVARIDLDDPSSIHPVELNTAILPPQQPLPIVGEKLHQVFHCVLENLVKVMDGYCLEEPLFSSKLKEWVATLMKTLRDPSLPLLELQEIMTSLASRIPSSVEKDIRKVMAQYASNITSVLCQFPSQRIANILDSHAATLQRKADREVFFMNTQSIVQLVQRYRSGIRGYMKSVVLDLLTRYLQVEMQFQQAHYDKCVINLREQHKPDMNPVLEYIFSHAQVSKKNILVTMLIDQLCGRDPMLADELMAIMNELTQLSKMENSKVALRARQVLIASHLPSYELRHNQVESIFLSAIDMYGHQFCPENLKKLILSETSIFDVLPTFFYHSNQVVCMAALEVYVRRGYIAYELNSIQHHQLQDGTCAVDFQFMLPSSHPNRGSSPTLNRVPMPVSGSSHFQMRRQSSELFLEGALSPPCQRMGAMVAFQCFDDFKRNFDDVLSSFAEPVLESSPFLESCSSLFEEESFKNTRENPIHIINVSIKTADAEDDDALVTALTAFAQSKRLVLFEYGIRRITFLIAQKREFPKFFTFRARDGFQEDRIYRNLEPALAFQLELNRMRNFHMTAVPCANHKMHLYLGAARVQEGAEVTDYRFFIRAIIRHSDLITKEASFEYLQNEGERLLLEAMDELEVASSNTSVRTDCNHIFLNFVPTVIMDPSKIEESVRSMVMRYGSRLWKLRVLQAELKINIRLTPTGNAIPVRLFLTNESGYYLDISLYKEVTNPSSGQTMFESYGDKQGPLHGMLINTPYVTKDLLQSKRFQAQTLGTTYVYDFPEMFRQALFKLWGPGDKSPKDVLMCTELVLDHQGLLVQMNRLPGDNDVGIVAFRMRMKTPEYPEGRDIIVICNDITHMIGSFGPQEDELFLRASELARAEGIPRIYIAANSGARIGLAEEIKHMFQVAWIDPSDPYKGFKYLYLTPQDYTLMSSTNAVHCHHVEEGGESRYIITDVIGKEEGLGVENLRGSGTIAGESSQAYEEIITISMVTCRAIGIGAYLVRLGQRVIQVENSHIILTGAGALNKVLGREVYTSNNQLGGIQIMHNNGVTHTTVPDDFEGVFTILQWLSYMPKNKHSPVPVISTTDPVDREIEYTPTKAPYDPRWMLAGRPHPKVRGAWQSGFFDHGSFMEIMESWAQTVVVGRARLGGIPLGVIAVETRTVEFTVPADPANLDSESKVLQQAGQVWFPDSAFKTAQAICDFNRERLPLMVFANWRGFSGGMKDMYDQVLKFGAYIVDALRSFHQPVLVYIPPHAELRGGSWVVIDPTINPLCMELYADRESRGGVLEAEGTVEIKFRRKDLLKTMRRLDSVYASLVEQLASPELSDKQSRELESKLKAREEFLLPIYHQVAVQFVDLHDTPGRMQEKGVITDILDWKKVRTFFYWRLRRLLLEQVVKCEILQATKDLGDGHMQSMLRRWFVETEGTVKAYLWDNNQAVVEWLEKHLTKEDGTRSRIRENIEYLKRENTLKHIRSLVQANPDVAMDCIIHMSQNITPSQRAKLSHLLATMDSTSTS comes from the exons ATGTCTGGTCTTCACTTGGTGAATAAAGGACGTAAACACAGAAAGATGGATCTACAGAGGGACTTCACCGTGGCCTCTCCTGCTGAGTTTGTCACCCGATTTGGTGGCAACCGCGTCATCGATAAA GTGCTGATTGCTAACAACGGGATAGCTGCTGTCAAATGTATGCGTTCTATCCGTCGCTGGTCCTACGAAATGTTTCGCAATGAAAGGACCATCCGTTTTGTCGTCATGGTTACCCCTGAAGACTTGAAAGCTAATGCAG AATACATTAAAATGGCAGACCATTATGTGCCTGTACCCGGTGggtccaacaacaacaactacgcCAACGTAGAGCTGATAGTGGACATTGCTAAAAGAATCCCAGTGCAG GCTGTGTGGGCTGGTTGGGGTCATGCCTCAGAAAATCCCAAACTGCCTGAGCTGCTGGACAAAGCAGGAATATCATTCTTAG GGCCGTCCAGTAAGGCCATGTGGGGTCTTGGGGATAAAGTAGCTTCTGCCATTGTGGCGCAGAGTGCTGATATTCCCACACTACCATGGACCGGCTCAG GTCTGAGAGTAGACAGGGAAGAGGACGACTATTTCTTGGGCAATGTAATCAGTGTTCCTCCAGAGATCTACACAAAGGGCTGTGTTCTTGATGTAGACGATGGGCTGGCA GGGGCTGAGAGAATTGGTTATCCGGTTGTTATCAAGGCCTCTGAGGGTGGAGGTGGAAAGGGTATCCGCAAAGTAGAAAGTTCTGAGGATTTTCCAACTCTCTTTAGACAG GTTCAAACAGAGGTACCCGGCTCGCCTATCTTCATCATGCAGCTGGCTCAGCATGCCAGGCACCTTGAGGTTCAGATATTGGCTGATGAGTATGGAAATGCCATCTCTTTGTTTGGACGAGACTGCTCCATCCAGAGAAGGCATCAGAAGATCATAGAGGAGGCTCCTGCCACCATAGCTGCTCCCTCAACATTCGAGCAAATGGAACGG TGTGCTGTGCGACTGGCCAAGATGGTGGGCTATGTGAGTGCAGGTACTGTGGAATATCTTTACTCTGAAGACGGAAGTTTCCATTTCCTGGAGCTGAATCCTCGCCTCCAGGTGGAACATCCCTGTACAGAGATGATCGGAGATGTAAACCTGCCAGCTGCCCAGCTTcag ATTGCGATGGGCATCCCCCTTTATAGAATTAAGGACATCCGCTTGCTTTATGGAGAAGCTCCGTGGGGCGACACCGTTATTAACCTAGAGACTCCAGACTGCATGCCATGTCCAAGAGGGCACGTCATAGCTGCTCGGATTACCAGTGAGAACCCTGATGAG GGGTTCAAGCCCAGTTCTGGCACAGTGCAGGAGCTGAACTTCCACAGCAGTAAAAACGTCTGGGGTTATTTCAGCGTGGGGGCAACTGGTGGCCTGCATGAATTTGCAGACTCCCAGTTTGGACACTGTTTCTCCTGGGGCGAGAACCGCGAAGAAGCCATTTC GAACATGGTGGTGGCTTTGAAGGAGCTGTCCATTAGAGGTGACTTCAGGACCACGGTTGAATACCTCATTAAGTTACTAGAGACAGAAAGCTTCAGAAACAATGACATCGACACGGGCTGGCTGGATCATCTCATTGCGGAGAAAGTGCAG GCAGAGAGACCAGATACCATGCTGGGTATTGTTTGTGGGGCTTTGCATGTTGCTGATGCGAGCTTCCGAAAGAGCATGTCTGACTACCTGCATTCACTGGAAAG AGGCCAAGTACTGCCTGCAGCCAGTCTCCTCAACTCTGTCAATGTGGAATTAATATATGAAGGAGTCAAGTTCTGCCTCAAG GTGGCTCGCCAATCACCAACAACTTATGTCATCATGATGAACGGCTCCAACATTGAGATAGATGTCCACAGGCTGAATGATGGCGGCCTCCTGCTGTCCTACGTCGGCAGCAGCCACACCAGCTACATGAAGGAGGAATTGGACAG CTACCGCGTCACTGTTGGCAACAAGACTTGTGTCTTTGAAAAAGAGAAGGATCCCACGGTGCTGAGGTCGCCCTCTGCTGGAAAACTGCTGCAGTACATGGTCGAAGATGGAGGCCACATTATTGCAGGAGAGACCTATGCAGAGATTGAG GTGATGAAGATGGTGATGACGTTGACCTTGCAGCAGTCTGGTTGTATCCACTTTGTCAAGAGACCTGGAGCGGTTCTGCAGCCTGGCTGCGTGGTGGCACGTATAGACCTGGATGACCCCAGCAGTATACATCCA GTGGAGCTCAACACGGCCATACTGCCACCCCAACAACCACTGCCCATTGTTGGGGAAAAGCTTCACCAGGTGTTTCACTGTGTGTTGGAAAACTTGGTTAAAGTCATGGACGGCTACTGCCTTGAAGAGCCCCTCTTCAGCAGCAAG CTGAAAGAGTGGGTGGCTACGCTGATGAAGACCTTAAGGGACCCCTCACTGCCGCTGTTGGAACTCCAGGAGATCATGACGAGCCTGGCGAGTCGCATTCCGTCCAGTGTGGAGAAAGATATCCGTAAAGTCATGGCACAGTACGCGAGCAACATCACCTCTGTCCTCTGCCAGTTCCCTAGCCAAAGG ATTGCAAATATTCTAGACAGCCATGCAGCAACCCTACAGAGGAAGGCTGACCGAGAGGTGTTCTTCATGAACACACAGAGTATCGTTCAGCTGGTACAGAG GTACCGAAGTGGAATTCGTGGTTACATGAAGTCTGTGGTTCTCGATCTGCTGACGCGATACCTGCAAGTAGAGATGCAGTTCCAGCAAG CTCACTATGACAAGTGCGTTATCAACCTGAGAGAGCAGCACAAACCTGACATGAATCCTGTGTTGGAGTACATCTTCTCTCATGCCCAGGTCTCCAAGAAGAACATCCTAGTCACAATGCTCATA GACCAACTGTGTGGAAGGGATCCCATGCTGGCAGATGAGCTAATGGCCATTATGAACGAGCTCACACAGCTCAGCAAGATGGAGAACTCAAAGGTGGCCTTGAGAGCCAGACAG GTCTTGATTGCCTCCCATTTACCATCATACGAACTGAGGCACAACCAGGTGGAGTCCATCTTCCTGTCAGCCATTGACATGTATGGCCACCAGTTTTGTCCAGAAAACCTAAAG AAACTCATTCTCTCCGAAACCTCCATTTTTGATGTTTTGCCCACTTTCTTCTATCACTCCAATCAAGTCGTCTGCATGGCTGCTTTGGAG GTGTATGTGCGCAGAGGTTACATTGCCTATGAGCTGAATAGCATCCAGCATCACCAGCTGCAGGATGGAACTTGCGCTGTAGACTTTCAGTTTATGCTGCCATCATCACATCCAAACAG AGGGAGCAGCCCTACTCTGAACAG GGTTCCGATGCCAGTGAGTGGATCAAGCCATTTTCAAATGAGGCGGCAGAGCAGTGAGCTCTTCCTGGAGGGAGCCTTGTCTCCACCTTGCCAGCGCATGGGCGCCATGGTGGCTTTCCAGTGTTTTGACGACTTCAAAAG GAATTTTGATGATGTTCTCTCCAGCTTTGCGGAACCCGTCTTGGAGAGTTCCCCGTTCTTAGAGTCCTGCTCCAGTCTCTTTGAGGAGGAGAGCTTCAAG AACACGAGGGAGAACCCAATCCACATCATTAACGTGTCCATAAAAACAGCCGACGCAGAAGATGACGATGCCTTGGTTACAGCCTTAACTGCCTTTGCTCAGTCAAAG AGACTTGTCCTCTTTGAATATGGAATCAGGAGAATCACATTTTTGATTGCACAGAAG AGAGAATTCCCCAAGTTCTTCACTTTTAGAGCTAGAGATGGG TTCCAGGAGGATCGTATTTACCGCAATCTGGAGCCGGCTTTAGCATTTCAGCTGGAGCTCAACCGCATGAGGAACTTTCACATGACAGCTGTTCCCTGTGCCAACCATAAGATGCACCTGTACCTTGGTGCTGCTCGTGTTCAGGAGGGGGCTGAAGTCACAGACTACCGCTTCTTCATACGAGCTATTATCCGCCACTCAGATCTCATTACAAAG GAAGCCTCCTTTGAATACCTTCAAAATGAAGGAGAACGTCTTTTGTTGGAAGCCATGGATGAGTTGGAGGTGGCCTCCAGTAACACCAGTGTCCGCACAGACTGCAACCACATCTTCCTCAACTTCGTCCCAACTGTCATTATGGACCCCTCTAAA ATAGAAGAGTCTGTTCGCTCCATGGTGATGCGCTACGGCAGCCGTCTTTGGAAGCTGCGGGTCCTGCAGGCTGAGCTGAAGATCAACATCCGTCTGACACCAACTGGGAATGCTATTCCTGTCCGCCTGTTCCTCACTAATGAGTCTGGCTATTACTTGGACATCAGCCTGTACAAGGAGGTCACCAACCCCAGTTCTGGACAG accatgtTCGAGTCATATGGAGATAAGCAGGGTCCTCTACATGGCATGCTGATCAACACTCCGTATGTGACCAAAGACCTGCTTCAGTCCAAGCGCTTCCAGGCTCAAACTCTGGGGACTACATACGTCTATGACTTCCCTGAGATGTTCAGACAG GCACTGTTTAAGCTGTGGGGTCCAGGGGACAAGTCCCCTAAAGACGTGCTGATGTGCACCGAGCTGGTTCTGGACCATCAAGGTCTACTCGTGCAGATGAACCGCCTACCTGGAGACAACGAT GTGGGAATCGTTGCCTTCAGGATGAGGATGAAGACTCCGGAGTACCCAGAGGGCAGAGATATCATCGTCATCTGCAATGACATCACTCACATGATCGGCTCATTTGGTCCTCAAGAGGATGAGCTGTTCCTCAGGGCGTCTGAGTTGGCTCGGGCCGAGGGCATCCCCCGCATTTACATCGCAGCCAACAGTGGAGCACGCATCGGCCTCGCGGAAGAGATCAAACACATGTTCCAGGTGGCCTGGATTGACCCCAGTGACCCCTACAAG GGTTTCAAGTACCTCTACCTGACACCGCAAGACTACACACTGATGAGCTCCACCAACGCTGTTCACTGTCACCAtgtagaggaaggaggagagtcCAG GTACATCATCACTGACGTCATCGGGAAGGAAGAAGGTCTCGGGGTTGAGAACCTGCGAGGTTCTGGCACCATTGCTGGAGAATCCTCTCAGGCCTATGAGGAGATTATTACAATTAGTATG GTGACGTGTCGTGCTATTGGAATCGGAGCCTATCTGGTCCGTTTAGGACAGAGAGTGATTCAGGTGGAAAACTCTCACATTATCCTGACTGGAGCAGGTGCTCTTAACAAG GTTTTGGGCAGAGAGGTCTATACTTCCAACAACCAGCTGGGAGGGATCCAGATCATGCATAATAATGGAGTCACACACACCACTGTGCCGGATGACTTTGAAGGCGTCTTCACCATCCTCCAGTGGCTCTCCTATATGCCAAAG AACAAACACTCCCCTGTGCCTGTCATATCAACTACTGATCCggtagacagagagatagaatATACTCCTACAAAAGCGCCGTACGACCCCCGCTGGATGCTGGCTGGGAGACCTCATCCCA AGGTGAGAGGTGCCTGGCAGAGTGGATTCTTCGACCACGGCTCTTTCATGGAGATCATGGAGTCTTGGGCTCAGACGGTGGTAGTGGGCCGAGCACG GTTAGGAGGAATTCCCCTTGGAGTCATTGCCGTTGAAACACGCACAGTTGAGTTCACTGTCCCAGCAGATCCAGCAAACCTGGATTCAGAATCTAAA GTTCTGCAGCAGGCTGGCCAGGTGTGGTTTCCAGATTCTGCCTTTAAAACGGCTCAGGCGATTTGTGACTTCAACCGGGAACGTCTGCCTCTAATGGTGTTTGCCAACTGGAGGGGCTTCTCTGGTGGAATGAAAG ATATGTATGACCAGGTACTGAAGTTTGGGGCCTACATTGTGGACGCCCTGCGGAGTTTTCATCAGCCGGTGCTGGTGTACATCCCTCCACACGCTGAGCTGAGAGGAGGCTCATGGGTGGTGATAGACCCCACCATCAACCCACTGTGTATGGAGCTCTATGCAGACAGGGAGAGCAG AGGTGGTGTGCTGGAGGCTGAGGGTACGGTGGAGATCAAATTCAGGAGAAAGGACCTGCTAAAGACCATGAGAAGACTGGATTCAGTCTATGCTAGTCTGGTTGAGCAGCTTG CTTCCCCAGAGCTGTCTGACAAACAGTCCAGAGAGCTCGAGTCAAAGCTCAAAGCCAGGGAGGAATTCCTGTTGCCCATCTACCACCAGGTGGCAGTGCAGTTTGTAGATCTCCATGACACCCCAGGGAGGATGCAGGAGAAGGGTGTCATCACT GATATTTTGGATTGGAAGAAAGTGCGGACCTTCTTCTACTGGCGTCTGCGCCGGCTCCTGTTGGAGCAGGTGGTGAAGTGTGAGATTCTGCAGGCCACCAAGGACCTCGGCGACGGACACATGCAGTCCATGCTGCGACGCTGGTTTGTTGAAACAGAAGGAACAGTCAAG GCCTACCTCTGGGATAATAACCAAGCAGTAGTTGAGTGGCTTGAGAAGCATTTGACCAAGGAGGATGGCACTCGATCCCGCATCCGAGAGAACATTGAGTACCTGAAAAGAGAAAACACTTTGAAACACATCCGCAG CCTGGTGCAGGCCAACCCTGACGTAGCCATGGACTGcatcatccacatgagccagaATATCACTCCATCCCAGAGGGCCAAGCTCTCGCATCTGCTGGCAACTATGGACAGCACCAGCACCAGCTAA